One Streptomyces sp. R28 DNA window includes the following coding sequences:
- the grpE gene encoding nucleotide exchange factor GrpE, which translates to MTEETPGFDEKPDVPSGATPEDAEPAAAPQEGAAPAGDASAQIAGLTAQLDQVRKALEERTADLQRLQAEFQNYRRRVERDRITVKEIAIANLLTELLPVLDDIGRAREHGELVGGFKSVGESLETVAAKMGLQQFGKEGEPFDPTIHEALMHSYAPDVTETTCVAILQPGYRIGERTIRPARVAVAEPQPGAQTVKADEATEAADDKESGGPDEG; encoded by the coding sequence GTGACGGAGGAGACCCCGGGCTTCGACGAGAAGCCTGACGTCCCCTCCGGCGCCACCCCTGAAGACGCCGAGCCGGCGGCCGCTCCCCAGGAGGGGGCGGCTCCGGCCGGGGACGCATCAGCGCAGATCGCCGGTCTGACGGCCCAGCTGGACCAGGTGCGCAAGGCGCTCGAAGAGCGCACCGCGGACCTCCAGCGGCTTCAGGCCGAGTTCCAGAACTACCGCCGCCGCGTCGAGCGCGACCGGATCACGGTCAAGGAGATCGCCATCGCGAACCTCCTGACCGAGCTCCTGCCCGTGCTCGACGACATCGGCCGCGCGCGGGAACACGGCGAACTCGTCGGCGGATTCAAGTCCGTCGGGGAGTCGCTGGAGACCGTCGCGGCGAAGATGGGCCTGCAGCAGTTCGGCAAGGAGGGCGAGCCCTTCGACCCGACGATCCACGAGGCCCTGATGCACAGTTACGCGCCGGACGTCACCGAGACGACCTGCGTGGCGATCCTGCAGCCCGGGTACCGCATCGGCGAGCGCACCATCCGCCCCGCGCGGGTGGCCGTCGCCGAGCCCCAGCCGGGCGCGCAGACGGTCAAGGCCGACGAGGCGACCGAGGCGGCCGACGACAAGGAGAGCGGTGGCCCGGACGAGGGCTGA